One window of Lacerta agilis isolate rLacAgi1 chromosome 14, rLacAgi1.pri, whole genome shotgun sequence genomic DNA carries:
- the LOC117057523 gene encoding uncharacterized protein LOC117057523 encodes MSIILSGLIHLFRPLLSSLSGALDCEGLNPWYFLLGLRIMAIFFANGPWDKIKDDTSCSITEGDGDLSRDYCTALCYNEHFPVSIAATWGLVFIALILLVGLLRLTTPKEKKKKRRREKEDRDKGEGLAIVATASHSGVPDISTIYNVGHRGLPRHYGHDFHPNNPLAPHPYYTPWDDWHGGHAAPMAEGYGPEGYGPEGYGPSVSYGPTDTRQTKMAAHQGHMRQTTTASYCGEKEQCHVATKSTPASLSSSPYKGKMPPQCWSGDEHREPLHWRYADPQESGGLANDGYAMGTPKRYIGQGIRDDGKYSTATKCKSDTEGNMGYVPARPCVEDKANMAIKRRPAQGCKVHVQRHVTFDATGRSDGDFGSNMCNQPWMVGDSHCKPVGQAKVMSGPGMAAGPMLCYHGDTACTSSEAEPCHAAPPCETAHHHDRRRESSSRRKKRPRITNICGVPLFDIWVGLILALEISFLCVIFIFQMPRLLGANWVCTPPTTRCQQRIECTVRGRAEKRVALWGLVFTSILFIITCSGYFHLRMCWNESCQRMCGEKEEESHEEVCSEETEEKDDDNSNRGREVGV; translated from the coding sequence ATGTCCATCATCCTCTCAGGTCTTATCCATCTCTTTCGGCCATTGCTGTCCTCCCTCTCCGGTGCACTCGACTGCGAGGGCTTGAACCCATGGTACTTCCTGCTGGGCCTCCGCATCATGGCCATCTTCTTCGCCAACGGCCCCTGGGACAAGATCAAAGACGACACCAGCTGCAGTATCACCGAGGGCGACGGCGACCTGTCGCGAGACTACTGCACAGCCCTGTGCTACAACGAACATTTTCCTGTCTCTATCGCAGCAACATGGGGGCTGGTATTCATCGCGTTGATCCTTCTCGTAGGGCTCCTGCGGCTCACCACCcccaaggagaagaagaagaagaggaggagagagaaagaggatagGGATAAAGGGGAAGGCTTGGCCATTGTTGCCACAGCATCCCACAGTGGTGTCCCTGACATATCCACCATCTACAACGTTGGGCACCGTGGTCTCCCTAGGCACTATGGCCACGACTTCCACCCCAATAACCCCCTTGCCCCCCATCCTTACTATACCCCCTGGGATGATTGGCACGGGGGGCATGCGGCCCCCATGGCCGAAGGGTATGGCCCCGAAGGGTATGGCCCCGAAGGGTATGGCCCCAGTGTGAGCTATGGTCCAACGGACACTAGGCAAACCAAGATGGCCGCACATCAAGGTCACATGAGGCAAACCACTACGGCATCCTATTGCGGCGAAAAGGAGCAGTGCCATGTGGCCACCAAGAGCACCCCGGCCTCCCTTAGCAGCTCACCTTACAAAGGCAAAATGCCCCCTCAGTGTTGGTCAGGTGACGAGCACAGAGAGCCCCTCCATTGGAGATACGCCGACCCTCAAGAATCGGGTGGTTTGGCTAATGACGGGTATGCTATGGGCACACCTAAGAGATACATCGGCCAAGGTATCCGTGATGATGGCAAATACAGCACGGCCACCAAATGCAAGTCAGACACTGAAGGCAACATGGGCTACGTCCCTGCCCGTCCCTGCGTAGAAGACAAAGCAAACATGGCCATCAAACGCAGGCCGGCTCAGGGGTGTAAGGTGCACGTCCAGCGCCACGTAACCTTTGACGCCACAGGCAGGAGTGATGGGGACTTTGGAAGCAACATGTGCAACCAGCCGTGGATGGTTGGAGACTCCCACTGCAAGCCTGTTGGCCAGGCAAAGGTCATGTCTGGACCAGGCATGGCTGCCGGACCGATGCTGTGTTACCATGGAGACACGGCCTGCACGAGCTCCGAGGCTGAGCCATGTCATGCGGCCCCGCCGTGTGAAACTGCCCACCACCACGACCGACGCAGAGAATCTTCTTCTAGGCGGAAGAAGAGGCCCAGGATCACTAACATCTGTGGTGTCCCCCTCTTTGATATCTGGGTGGGACTTATCCTTGCCTTGGAGATCTCTTTCCTCTGTGTCATTTTCATCTTCCAGATGCCCAGGCTCTTGGGTGCGAATTGGGTATGCACCCCGCCAACTACCAGGTGCCAGCAGAGGATTGAGTGCACAGTGAGAGGCAGGGCTgagaagcgggtggcgctgtgggggcTGGTCTTCACCTCCATCCTTTTCATCATCACCTGCTCCGGCTACTTCCACCTGCGGATGTGCTGGAACGAGAGCTGCCAGAGAATgtgtggggagaaggaagaggaaagccaCGAAGAAGTGTGCTCTGAGGAGACGGAGGAGAAGGATGATGACAACAGCAACAGAGGTCGTGAAGTGGGGGTATGA
- the LOC117058629 gene encoding mucin-5AC-like isoform X2: METRSLLRQIIGHSMPFGVLILLTVAAHVDGQVSATSDTQPVGSTSFTPTPGLTSERVGTELATSPSPAKPSALPLSQSTAAAKKLSLKAATTETALQDSSTDEHETITNNISGTHPSTGPAISLTTEAAVVGQKFAISPTTEATVVGQKSGTTSGMANPLNTTTAPLKTDVGSSFGLKPRSNPKQTTKGEAQPSPTPEQDVLDDTKTTGNRTHRPAQRPSTTTAVPQTPSTVFGPRASPERKSQTGIIVAAVLCALLLLILLIAVLLCRRKRRSGSTSFSTGWAGQAALPDDLALDRDVEQGAAPAKEEETKRNTLITFSGKRQSRVPSVAMEEIGEKGKSEENQKLLCGDAGGGSSPEASGKANGKLPESTVQSSQEIVFPPPPANQD; this comes from the exons ATGGAAACGCGATCCCTTCTCAGGCAAATAATTGGCCACAGCATGCCCTTTGGCGTCCTTATTCTTTTGACCGTGGCTGCACATGTTGATGGGCAAGTTTCTGCTACTTCAGACACACAGCCTGTGGGGAGCACCTCCTTTACCCCCACGCCAGGCCTCACAAGTGAAAGGGTGGGCACAGAGCTTGCAACCTCACCCTCTCCAGCCAAGCCTTCTGCTCTCCCCTTGTCTCAGTCCACTGCTGCAGCTAAAAAACTGTCTCTAAAAGCAGCCACTACAGAGACTGCTCTCCAAGATAGCAGCACAGATGAACATGAAACTATCACCAACAATATATCAGGCACCCATCCCTCTACCGGCCCTGCGATCAGCCT TACCACAGAAGCAGCTGTTGTGGGACAAAAATTTGCGATCAGCCCTACCACAGAAGCAACTGTTGTGGGACAAAAATCTGGTACAACCAGTGGGATGGCGAACCCTCTCAATACAACAACAGCCCCTCTCAAGACTGACGTTGGGAGTTCATTCGGCCTCAAACCAAGGTCAAATCCAAAACAGACTACCAAGGGTGAAGCACAGCCAAGTCCGACACCAGAACAAGATGTGTTAGATGACACCAAGACGACTGGCAACCGCACCCATCGGCCTGCTCAGCGGCCCTCAACCACAACAGCTGTCCCCCAAACACCAAGCACTGTCTTTGGCCCAAGAGCAAGCCCTGAGAGGAAGAGCCAGACTGGAATAATTGTGGCCGCTGTCCTCTGTGCCCTTCTGCTCCTGATCCTCTTGATTGCCGTCCTCCTTTGCAGGCGAAAGCGCCGCTCTGGCTCGACCAGCTTCAGCACAGGGTGGGCAGGGCAGGCGGCGCTGCCAGACGACTTGGCCTTGGATCGGGATGTCGAGCAAGGGGCAGCGCCTGCAAAGGAAGAGGAGACCAAGCGCAACACACTCATCACGTTCTCCGGCAAGCGTCAGTCGAGGGTGCCTTCAGTAGCCATGGAGGAAATAGGCGAGAAAGGAAAGAGTGAGGAGAACCAGAAACTGCTTTGTGGAGATGCTGGAGGAGGCTCCAGCCCAGAGGCTTCTGGGAAAGCAAATGGTAAACTCCCAGAATCCACTGTGCAGTCCTCTCAGGAGATCGtgttccctccacccccagctAACCAGGACTAG
- the LOC117058629 gene encoding mucin-5AC-like isoform X1 — translation MLYCLPVIPRRSSVGHLFYLHSSPVRLLFRVAPLHITSQAGPALLSSATMETRSLLRQIIGHSMPFGVLILLTVAAHVDGQVSATSDTQPVGSTSFTPTPGLTSERVGTELATSPSPAKPSALPLSQSTAAAKKLSLKAATTETALQDSSTDEHETITNNISGTHPSTGPAISLTTEAAVVGQKFAISPTTEATVVGQKSGTTSGMANPLNTTTAPLKTDVGSSFGLKPRSNPKQTTKGEAQPSPTPEQDVLDDTKTTGNRTHRPAQRPSTTTAVPQTPSTVFGPRASPERKSQTGIIVAAVLCALLLLILLIAVLLCRRKRRSGSTSFSTGWAGQAALPDDLALDRDVEQGAAPAKEEETKRNTLITFSGKRQSRVPSVAMEEIGEKGKSEENQKLLCGDAGGGSSPEASGKANGKLPESTVQSSQEIVFPPPPANQD, via the exons GTTGCTGTTCCGTGTTGCTCCACTACATATCACTAGCCAAGCAGGCCCTGCCCTCTTGAGTTCTGCCACCATGGAAACGCGATCCCTTCTCAGGCAAATAATTGGCCACAGCATGCCCTTTGGCGTCCTTATTCTTTTGACCGTGGCTGCACATGTTGATGGGCAAGTTTCTGCTACTTCAGACACACAGCCTGTGGGGAGCACCTCCTTTACCCCCACGCCAGGCCTCACAAGTGAAAGGGTGGGCACAGAGCTTGCAACCTCACCCTCTCCAGCCAAGCCTTCTGCTCTCCCCTTGTCTCAGTCCACTGCTGCAGCTAAAAAACTGTCTCTAAAAGCAGCCACTACAGAGACTGCTCTCCAAGATAGCAGCACAGATGAACATGAAACTATCACCAACAATATATCAGGCACCCATCCCTCTACCGGCCCTGCGATCAGCCT TACCACAGAAGCAGCTGTTGTGGGACAAAAATTTGCGATCAGCCCTACCACAGAAGCAACTGTTGTGGGACAAAAATCTGGTACAACCAGTGGGATGGCGAACCCTCTCAATACAACAACAGCCCCTCTCAAGACTGACGTTGGGAGTTCATTCGGCCTCAAACCAAGGTCAAATCCAAAACAGACTACCAAGGGTGAAGCACAGCCAAGTCCGACACCAGAACAAGATGTGTTAGATGACACCAAGACGACTGGCAACCGCACCCATCGGCCTGCTCAGCGGCCCTCAACCACAACAGCTGTCCCCCAAACACCAAGCACTGTCTTTGGCCCAAGAGCAAGCCCTGAGAGGAAGAGCCAGACTGGAATAATTGTGGCCGCTGTCCTCTGTGCCCTTCTGCTCCTGATCCTCTTGATTGCCGTCCTCCTTTGCAGGCGAAAGCGCCGCTCTGGCTCGACCAGCTTCAGCACAGGGTGGGCAGGGCAGGCGGCGCTGCCAGACGACTTGGCCTTGGATCGGGATGTCGAGCAAGGGGCAGCGCCTGCAAAGGAAGAGGAGACCAAGCGCAACACACTCATCACGTTCTCCGGCAAGCGTCAGTCGAGGGTGCCTTCAGTAGCCATGGAGGAAATAGGCGAGAAAGGAAAGAGTGAGGAGAACCAGAAACTGCTTTGTGGAGATGCTGGAGGAGGCTCCAGCCCAGAGGCTTCTGGGAAAGCAAATGGTAAACTCCCAGAATCCACTGTGCAGTCCTCTCAGGAGATCGtgttccctccacccccagctAACCAGGACTAG